The Cellulophaga sp. L1A9 genome window below encodes:
- a CDS encoding leucine-rich repeat domain-containing protein, producing MPKILGFIALFLIFIPNTSAQKNGTSLEEALQTPERIEYLDLSSKNLKELPSSIGKLIYLKTLDISNNQLTKLPEEIGDLKHLEKLVVNQNKLTEIPESIFNLKVLKDLRLNKNQLSTLPKKIGKLSMLENLALRDNQITALPTSFYNLLNLEKLDLTANKITQISKDIEKLSALKVLQLQLNPLKELPEELGNLAFLETLWLNKTELSVLPASIGKLSNLKDLSAGYNHLKSVPASITALQNLEALSLDKNLIASLPSDIGSMTKLKRLNLNTNKLTSIPPSLGDLKLSSLYIKENLINELPEAVIAMGCFDVEKDAQVYYPSRAELMVKDRERIKARRKKREAERSVEEKERFAELEKIRLEKLKEAKKFRLYHDVLTDALRIKAFELSQLAPFSSNKKYTEVVTSLDTSIDRYNVSEYLTQINYLMYLSEIPTDFKSKHTLSDTEIINFKNISHLAAHALADAYLSAKNYPKAIEYFNLALVDYSYQSYSGTTVNKDRLRIRRDLAEASYLLENKNEAYIYLLANIINRADFSDHERLLIKYLEHEDIAQFKRDVAAASHTIQINADGSYNIIFRGNTYTFFDGPYKSSVADMKITLASISLE from the coding sequence ATGCCTAAAATACTTGGTTTCATAGCTCTTTTCTTAATTTTCATACCAAATACATCAGCCCAAAAAAACGGTACTTCATTAGAAGAAGCGCTACAAACTCCGGAACGTATTGAATACTTAGATTTATCCTCTAAGAACCTAAAGGAATTACCTAGCAGCATTGGAAAATTAATATACCTTAAAACGCTAGACATAAGCAACAATCAGTTGACTAAACTGCCTGAGGAAATAGGAGATTTAAAACATCTTGAAAAACTAGTTGTAAATCAAAATAAACTGACCGAAATACCAGAATCCATTTTTAATTTAAAAGTTTTAAAGGATCTTAGATTAAACAAAAATCAACTTTCTACGCTTCCTAAGAAAATAGGAAAGCTCTCCATGCTTGAAAATTTAGCTTTGAGAGATAATCAAATTACAGCGCTTCCTACATCTTTTTACAACCTACTCAACTTAGAAAAATTAGACCTAACAGCAAATAAAATTACCCAAATCTCTAAAGACATAGAGAAACTAAGCGCCCTGAAAGTCTTACAATTGCAATTAAATCCGTTAAAAGAATTACCGGAAGAATTAGGCAACTTAGCCTTTTTAGAAACACTTTGGCTAAATAAAACGGAGCTTTCTGTTCTGCCAGCTTCAATAGGTAAATTATCTAATTTAAAAGATTTAAGTGCAGGTTATAATCATTTAAAAAGTGTTCCTGCGTCTATAACAGCACTCCAAAACTTAGAAGCATTAAGCTTAGATAAAAATCTGATTGCGAGCTTGCCTTCCGATATTGGTTCGATGACAAAACTCAAGCGTTTGAATTTAAATACAAATAAACTTACTAGCATACCTCCCTCTTTAGGTGATTTGAAGCTTAGCAGTCTATATATTAAAGAAAACCTTATTAATGAACTTCCTGAAGCTGTTATTGCTATGGGATGTTTTGATGTTGAAAAAGACGCTCAAGTGTATTACCCATCAAGAGCAGAATTAATGGTAAAAGACAGAGAACGAATAAAAGCTAGAAGAAAAAAAAGAGAAGCAGAGCGCAGTGTAGAAGAAAAAGAGCGTTTTGCTGAACTAGAAAAAATACGATTAGAAAAATTAAAAGAGGCCAAGAAGTTTCGTTTATACCATGATGTTTTAACAGATGCTCTACGTATAAAAGCATTTGAATTAAGCCAATTAGCGCCCTTTTCTTCAAATAAAAAATATACAGAAGTAGTCACTAGTTTAGACACTAGTATTGATAGGTATAACGTTTCTGAATACCTTACGCAAATAAATTACTTGATGTATCTCTCTGAAATTCCAACTGATTTTAAATCCAAACATACGCTCTCGGATACAGAAATTATAAACTTCAAGAACATAAGCCACCTTGCTGCTCATGCTTTGGCAGATGCTTATCTATCTGCTAAAAACTACCCAAAAGCCATTGAATATTTTAATTTAGCTTTGGTTGATTATTCCTATCAATCTTATAGTGGCACAACAGTCAACAAAGACCGTTTGAGAATTAGAAGAGATCTTGCAGAAGCATCTTATTTGTTAGAAAATAAAAATGAAGCTTACATCTATTTATTGGCTAATATTATCAATAGGGCAGATTTTAGTGATCATGAGAGGCTCTTAATAAAATATTTAGAACATGAAGATATAGCCCAATTTAAAAGAGATGTTGCAGCTGCTTCACATACTATACAAATAAATGCAGATGGATCTTATAACATAATTTTTAGGGGTAATACGTATACATTTTTTGATGGCCCCTATAAAAGTTCGGTAGCCGACATGAAAATAACATTAGCATCTATTTCGTTAGAATAA
- a CDS encoding n-acetylglutamate synthase, with protein sequence MDYNNKKFRPIKNSANGETTEDTVFHYKQNGTILTSEYHGAKILKGHLIGLVGKDGTIEMRYHQVNKKGELMTGICFSKPEITTNGKIRLHESWEWTSGDMSKGKSILEEL encoded by the coding sequence ATGGATTACAATAACAAAAAATTTAGACCCATTAAAAACTCCGCAAACGGAGAAACAACAGAAGACACCGTTTTTCATTATAAACAAAACGGAACTATTTTAACTTCTGAATATCATGGTGCGAAAATTCTAAAAGGGCACTTAATAGGCTTGGTCGGTAAAGATGGAACGATTGAAATGCGTTATCATCAGGTTAATAAAAAAGGGGAGTTAATGACCGGAATTTGTTTCTCTAAACCTGAAATAACTACAAATGGAAAAATAAGACTTCATGAATCTTGGGAATGGACATCCGGAGATATGTCCAAAGGAAAATCTATCTTAGAAGAATTGTAA
- a CDS encoding DUF3781 domain-containing protein: MKKEILENICYTKLVYGRINKKLNIELSIDKIEQLILTIISETEESEFKKKGKNIYITNHKRNMRLTINSYTHRIITADKLDKKVPIGFSKIDSTALH; encoded by the coding sequence TTGAAAAAAGAAATCTTAGAAAACATCTGTTATACAAAGCTTGTTTATGGAAGAATTAATAAGAAGCTGAATATAGAACTTTCGATAGACAAAATTGAACAGCTTATTTTAACAATTATCTCAGAAACAGAAGAATCTGAATTTAAGAAAAAAGGTAAGAATATTTATATCACAAACCACAAAAGAAATATGAGACTTACTATTAATTCTTATACCCATAGAATTATCACCGCAGATAAATTGGATAAAAAAGTGCCGATTGGATTCTCTAAAATTGATAGCACTGCCCTTCACTAA
- a CDS encoding S9 family peptidase — MRLILSLLATLVCIFKTSAQKKYFEHKFAHFTIVKNKDTINYHTYSNGDSSSKKTILLYLQGSGSDPFYRSFKHVDTTKFSKNKELKVKKYVEIHRTLPFNLSTLPKDYLLVAISKKNIPFELVGNDFEVPKSFYENDNLMYRVWQADEVINYLADGMVKKPHKIIVLGHSEGTEVAAKLGTSNANISNIGYFSGGGNAQYYDFILDVRKTVQRGEMTEEESILEIEKVFKEVKDIYQHPNSLTKKWLGHPYKKWSSSVAPAIHNLLKINIPIYVAHGAKDKAVPIESAYLIPIEFIRNKKNNLTFKVYPNLDHSYSILPQSEKEEYIEKWDDVLTDFLQWCEKN, encoded by the coding sequence ATGAGATTAATTCTTTCCCTTCTAGCAACTTTGGTCTGTATTTTTAAAACATCGGCTCAAAAAAAGTATTTTGAACATAAATTTGCCCATTTTACAATTGTAAAAAATAAGGATACCATTAACTATCATACTTACTCTAATGGAGATTCATCTTCAAAGAAAACTATTCTCCTGTACCTTCAAGGCTCTGGCAGTGACCCTTTTTACAGATCTTTTAAACATGTGGACACCACTAAATTTTCAAAAAACAAAGAATTAAAAGTTAAAAAGTATGTCGAGATTCACAGAACTCTACCCTTTAATTTAAGTACGCTTCCTAAAGATTATTTGTTAGTTGCCATATCTAAAAAAAATATTCCTTTTGAACTAGTGGGAAATGATTTTGAAGTTCCAAAATCATTCTACGAAAATGACAACCTAATGTATAGAGTATGGCAAGCTGATGAGGTAATCAATTACCTCGCAGATGGTATGGTAAAAAAACCACATAAAATTATCGTTTTAGGCCATTCTGAAGGTACGGAAGTGGCTGCTAAACTAGGAACTAGCAATGCTAACATTTCAAATATTGGCTATTTTTCAGGTGGTGGTAATGCACAGTATTATGATTTTATACTTGATGTTAGAAAAACGGTGCAACGGGGAGAAATGACCGAGGAGGAATCAATTTTAGAAATCGAAAAGGTGTTCAAGGAAGTCAAGGATATATACCAGCATCCGAATAGTTTAACAAAGAAGTGGCTTGGACATCCCTATAAAAAATGGAGTTCATCTGTAGCGCCTGCAATACATAATTTACTAAAAATTAATATTCCCATTTATGTTGCGCACGGAGCAAAAGACAAGGCTGTTCCCATAGAATCTGCATATTTAATACCCATTGAATTCATTCGAAATAAAAAAAATAATCTAACTTTTAAAGTATACCCTAATTTAGACCATTCGTATTCTATACTTCCACAATCTGAAAAAGAAGAATATATAGAGAAATGGGATGATGTGCTGACAGATTTTTTACAATGGTGTGAAAAAAATTGA
- a CDS encoding SH3 domain-containing protein, giving the protein MKYQILIQHAILKKLFILSILFLSSTSLRAEHFYDFYIQDLDLSEYPFIKIEGGVLEIESGTLIAESVSFLENGKKVNIDVTFEQLQKNFQIITITYKTSLAIDAIRKFHLSYDLNGFHNGSQGQFFEYNPKKHKYIKEIDEYGEEYEEYTDRFNYINNILLNYKRNGLEKMYVLALNGLLVREKPETSSKVIGKLDFGALAEAGIQQYGEEIKVTENENLKLHLEGKFRKINFEGREGYVFDGYLTTFSFFRLKDKQSFCYTIYDSQDQEENNQEYRIRLDQDEYGEFLLLKYTSIEKTYLIAQAIFKELNTLKITEHQEYGEIYNGWKHYKFDDDNFMFKLFKYKGYFNEFGYQKIYFECY; this is encoded by the coding sequence ATGAAGTATCAAATATTAATACAGCATGCTATACTAAAGAAACTGTTCATTCTCTCCATATTATTTTTGTCATCCACTTCATTAAGAGCTGAGCATTTTTATGATTTCTATATTCAAGATTTAGATTTAAGTGAATATCCCTTTATAAAAATAGAAGGAGGAGTTTTAGAAATTGAAAGTGGAACACTAATAGCAGAAAGCGTTTCATTTCTAGAAAATGGAAAAAAAGTTAATATTGATGTAACCTTTGAACAACTTCAAAAGAATTTTCAAATTATAACGATAACTTATAAGACGTCTTTGGCTATAGATGCCATAAGAAAATTCCATTTAAGTTATGACTTAAATGGTTTCCATAACGGATCGCAAGGTCAGTTTTTTGAATATAACCCAAAAAAACATAAGTATATAAAAGAGATCGATGAATACGGGGAAGAATATGAAGAATACACGGATAGATTTAATTATATAAATAATATTTTATTAAACTATAAGAGAAATGGACTTGAAAAAATGTATGTCCTTGCATTAAATGGATTACTTGTTAGAGAAAAACCTGAAACCTCTTCAAAAGTTATAGGAAAACTTGATTTTGGTGCACTAGCAGAAGCTGGCATACAGCAATATGGGGAAGAAATTAAAGTAACTGAGAATGAAAACTTGAAATTACACCTAGAAGGAAAATTCAGGAAAATTAATTTCGAAGGAAGAGAAGGATATGTATTTGATGGTTATCTCACCACCTTTTCTTTCTTTAGATTAAAAGACAAACAAAGTTTTTGCTATACTATTTATGATAGTCAAGATCAAGAAGAAAATAATCAAGAGTATAGAATACGGCTAGATCAAGATGAATATGGTGAATTCTTATTGCTTAAATATACTTCAATAGAAAAGACATACCTTATAGCTCAAGCTATTTTCAAAGAATTAAATACTTTAAAAATCACAGAGCACCAAGAATATGGAGAAATTTACAATGGATGGAAACATTACAAGTTTGATGATGACAATTTTATGTTCAAACTTTTTAAATACAAAGGGTATTTTAATGAATTTGGTTACCAAAAAATCTACTTTGAGTGTTATTAA
- a CDS encoding toxin-antitoxin system YwqK family antitoxin, with translation MKNTLLILLLLIASTLQAQETYLMWNDVDTQRFGKETIFKTDDKPLEGAYKIAENSGAYTQATFKNGKMIGTKKDFDFTGKLEQEITFNENGQADGKSTSYYSNGKVYEDFTYKNGLKEGEWKTYTNKGILQKVESYSSDLKNGKWVAHLKDASIGTKLVETSYYKDNEATGKWNQKTEDGRLIWEKNYSDAKDYSKKEYFSNGKLKSEELYKDNKLDGICKYYSSAGIILSEKKYEASYLKNLVNFYANGTKKEVADSKDGHRNGPYQLYSEDGILVLEGQFTMGYKSGEWKSYADDKMLKDMYTFEDSRKKGPAKTYNAAGKVESEGEYLNHEKTGLWKYYKLNGKVSKETEYKNGNVVSEKKYN, from the coding sequence ATGAAAAACACCCTTTTAATCCTATTACTTTTAATTGCATCTACCCTACAAGCACAAGAGACGTATTTGATGTGGAACGATGTAGACACCCAAAGATTTGGAAAAGAAACTATTTTTAAAACAGATGACAAACCGCTAGAGGGCGCTTATAAAATTGCAGAAAATAGTGGTGCCTATACCCAAGCTACTTTTAAAAATGGTAAAATGATAGGTACTAAGAAAGATTTTGATTTCACTGGAAAATTAGAACAAGAAATTACCTTCAATGAAAATGGGCAAGCAGATGGCAAAAGCACTTCTTACTACTCCAATGGTAAAGTATATGAAGATTTTACGTATAAAAATGGCCTCAAAGAAGGTGAATGGAAAACATACACTAATAAAGGCATTCTTCAAAAAGTAGAATCTTATAGTAGTGATTTAAAGAATGGTAAATGGGTAGCACATCTTAAAGATGCAAGTATCGGAACAAAACTTGTAGAAACATCTTATTATAAAGATAATGAAGCTACGGGCAAATGGAATCAAAAAACAGAAGACGGCCGTTTAATCTGGGAAAAAAATTACTCCGATGCTAAAGATTATTCTAAAAAGGAATATTTCTCTAATGGGAAATTAAAATCAGAAGAACTTTACAAAGACAATAAATTAGATGGTATTTGTAAATATTACAGCTCTGCAGGAATCATCCTCAGCGAGAAAAAATATGAAGCTAGTTACTTAAAAAATCTAGTTAATTTTTATGCTAACGGTACCAAAAAAGAAGTGGCAGATTCTAAAGATGGACACCGTAATGGTCCTTACCAACTCTATTCTGAAGATGGAATACTTGTTCTTGAAGGACAGTTTACCATGGGCTACAAATCTGGTGAATGGAAAAGTTATGCAGATGATAAAATGCTAAAAGACATGTACACTTTTGAGGACAGTAGAAAAAAAGGTCCGGCTAAGACGTATAATGCTGCAGGTAAAGTTGAAAGTGAAGGTGAGTATCTAAACCATGAAAAAACCGGTCTATGGAAGTACTATAAGCTTAACGGAAAGGTTTCTAAAGAAACAGAATACAAAAATGGAAATGTTGTTTCCGAGAAAAAATACAATTAA
- a CDS encoding DUF58 domain-containing protein, whose translation MNFLKSFYIHNSFFRYIAVLAALFIVSYWMKWIYPIAWITTFLLLATFFLDLFLLYRTKNGIDASRITPQKLSNSDHNTITLYFRSFYPFKLLISIIDELPVQFQKRDFEYTTTLVKGEKKQYEYTVRPVDRGEYVFGNLNIFVSSNLKMVKRRYIFQKDEMVPVYPSIIQMQQYDFLAMSNNLTEFGLKKIRRIGHTQEFEQIKDYIPGDDFRTINWKATAKRSQLMVNQYQDEKSQPIYSIIDTGRVMKMPFNELKLLDYAINSTLAFSNVALKKNDKTGMISFSKKIEIFLPAIQKITYLNTILEKLYNITTAYTDSDFGLLYAHIKRKVNHRSLLLLYTNFEHISAMRRQLPFLTAIAKKHVLVVIFFENTELKELIDTNAEDIQSIYHKTIAEKFSLEKRLMQKELQQYGIQTILTKPEHLTINTINKYLEIKARGLL comes from the coding sequence ATGAATTTTTTAAAATCGTTTTACATACATAATTCCTTTTTTAGGTATATCGCGGTATTGGCTGCGCTGTTCATTGTATCGTATTGGATGAAATGGATTTATCCTATTGCTTGGATTACAACATTCTTACTGCTAGCTACATTTTTCTTAGATCTCTTTTTGTTGTACAGGACAAAAAATGGTATAGATGCTAGCCGAATAACACCTCAAAAATTATCCAATAGTGATCATAATACCATCACGCTATATTTCAGAAGTTTTTATCCCTTTAAACTTCTCATTTCAATTATTGATGAGCTCCCCGTTCAATTTCAAAAGCGTGATTTTGAATACACGACAACTCTTGTAAAAGGAGAAAAAAAACAATATGAGTATACCGTGCGCCCCGTGGATCGCGGAGAATATGTATTTGGAAATTTAAATATTTTTGTTTCTTCCAATCTTAAAATGGTAAAGCGCAGGTATATATTTCAAAAAGATGAAATGGTGCCTGTCTACCCAAGTATTATTCAAATGCAACAATATGATTTTCTTGCAATGAGTAATAACCTTACGGAGTTTGGACTTAAAAAAATCCGCAGAATTGGCCATACCCAAGAGTTTGAACAGATTAAAGATTATATCCCTGGAGACGATTTTAGAACTATAAACTGGAAAGCTACCGCGAAAAGAAGTCAGCTTATGGTAAACCAATACCAAGATGAAAAATCGCAGCCTATTTATTCCATTATAGATACTGGAAGAGTCATGAAAATGCCTTTCAATGAGCTTAAATTATTGGATTATGCTATAAATTCTACCTTAGCATTTTCTAATGTTGCTTTAAAAAAGAACGATAAGACAGGTATGATTTCTTTCTCTAAAAAGATTGAAATTTTTCTACCTGCTATACAAAAAATCACCTACCTAAATACGATCTTAGAGAAACTCTATAATATTACCACGGCGTATACAGATTCTGATTTTGGCTTGTTGTATGCACATATTAAAAGAAAAGTAAACCATAGGAGTCTCTTACTTTTATACACCAATTTTGAGCATATTTCTGCCATGCGCAGACAGCTTCCATTTTTGACGGCTATTGCCAAAAAACATGTCTTGGTGGTTATCTTTTTTGAGAATACAGAACTTAAAGAACTTATAGATACTAATGCTGAAGACATCCAAAGTATTTACCACAAAACTATTGCAGAAAAATTCTCTTTAGAAAAACGATTAATGCAAAAGGAGTTACAACAGTATGGCATACAAACCATACTAACAAAACCAGAACACTTAACCATTAATACCATTAATAAATATTTAGAAATTAAAGCTAGAGGTCTGTTATAG
- a CDS encoding MoxR family ATPase, with protein sequence MENNETDLNDLNFDNRIPLDDLKNAVDAIKAELAKVIIGQENFIELLIVSLLVDGHVLIEGVPGIAKTVTAKLFAKTLKTNFSRIQFTPDLMPSDILGTSIFNVKTSEFEFKKGPIFSNIVLIDEINRAPAKTQAAMFEIMEEIQVTMDGTTYKIDAPFMVLATQNPIEQEGTYALPEAQLDRFLFKIKVEYPTLEEEVKIIQTHHERKGSKPQGLIDAVISPEKLVDYKQKIQEIVVEEKIIKYIAEVISKTRNHPHLYLGGSPRASIATLNAAKAFAAIDGRDFVIPNDIKRALVPVLNHRVILTPEREMEGMSTDSVIKMIMESVEIPR encoded by the coding sequence ATGGAAAATAACGAAACAGATCTGAACGATTTAAATTTTGATAATAGAATACCATTAGACGATTTAAAGAATGCGGTAGATGCCATAAAAGCAGAATTAGCCAAAGTAATCATTGGCCAAGAAAATTTTATAGAACTACTTATTGTTTCTCTTTTGGTAGACGGCCATGTGTTAATTGAAGGTGTTCCTGGAATTGCAAAAACAGTTACGGCAAAACTTTTTGCTAAAACCTTAAAAACCAATTTTAGCCGTATCCAATTTACACCAGATTTAATGCCTAGTGATATTTTGGGCACGTCTATCTTCAATGTAAAAACATCTGAATTTGAGTTTAAAAAAGGGCCTATTTTTTCTAATATTGTTTTGATTGACGAGATAAACCGTGCTCCTGCTAAAACACAAGCCGCCATGTTTGAAATCATGGAAGAAATACAAGTGACTATGGATGGTACCACCTATAAAATAGATGCTCCGTTTATGGTTTTAGCGACTCAAAATCCTATTGAACAAGAAGGCACATATGCACTACCAGAAGCACAATTAGACCGCTTCTTATTCAAAATTAAGGTAGAATACCCTACGCTAGAAGAAGAAGTGAAAATTATACAAACACATCATGAACGTAAGGGTAGCAAACCACAAGGGTTAATTGATGCGGTGATTTCTCCTGAAAAACTAGTAGACTACAAGCAAAAAATTCAAGAGATTGTAGTGGAAGAAAAAATTATTAAATACATCGCTGAAGTAATTTCTAAGACTCGTAACCACCCACATTTATATTTAGGAGGTTCTCCTAGAGCTAGTATTGCTACATTAAATGCAGCAAAGGCTTTTGCAGCTATTGATGGGCGTGATTTTGTAATCCCGAATGATATTAAAAGAGCATTAGTTCCTGTATTAAATCATCGTGTGATCCTAACACCCGAACGAGAAATGGAAGGTATGAGTACGGATAGTGTGATAAAGATGATCATGGAATCTGTAGAGATACCGAGATAA
- a CDS encoding DUF4350 domain-containing protein, protein MRIRKNNIFYIILGLLTFALILYLEYNKKEELNWFPSYVAQHKIPYGTKVLNDIFEKKFSTTEAVTVPPFEFLNSNDNIEESTYIFINNSVSFSKAELETLLDWTTKGNTLFIASSNFEKELLDTLHLKTKSLFGDEGLEHQFQHRLVNPQLNSKIKYTFNKSYSTMYFSQLDTLNTIVIGEVSNASGNATDFETHPNVIQQKFGEGNIILTTFPIAFTNYFILKNKNSTYTAGLLSYLNNEKPIYIDAYYKSGKKFYSSPMYIFLNTKELKWAYYMILIGAFVYVLFEGKRKQRAVPIVKPLQNQTLAFTRTIAEMYYEKGDRKSIAHHKIAFFLDYIRSHFYLNTSEINEDFFQNLAARTHHETHEIKDLFLIFSSLKHKQHITDVELIKLNTAIENFKAKAHGK, encoded by the coding sequence ATGAGAATTCGTAAAAATAATATTTTTTATATCATCCTAGGGCTACTTACCTTCGCGCTAATATTGTATTTAGAATACAATAAAAAAGAAGAACTTAATTGGTTTCCGTCTTATGTCGCACAGCACAAAATTCCCTATGGAACGAAAGTCTTAAATGATATTTTTGAAAAGAAATTTTCAACGACTGAAGCCGTTACTGTGCCTCCATTCGAGTTTCTAAATTCAAATGATAATATAGAAGAAAGCACCTATATTTTTATCAATAATTCCGTTTCATTTTCAAAAGCAGAATTGGAAACACTTCTGGATTGGACCACTAAAGGAAATACACTTTTTATTGCATCTTCTAATTTTGAAAAAGAGTTATTAGATACGCTACATTTAAAAACCAAGAGCCTATTTGGTGATGAAGGTTTAGAACATCAATTTCAGCATCGTTTAGTAAACCCTCAATTAAATTCAAAAATAAAATACACCTTTAATAAAAGTTATAGCACTATGTATTTTAGCCAATTAGATACGCTAAATACTATTGTAATTGGTGAAGTTTCTAATGCATCTGGCAATGCTACAGATTTTGAAACACACCCAAATGTCATCCAACAAAAATTTGGTGAGGGCAATATAATTCTAACCACCTTTCCCATAGCATTTACCAATTACTTTATTTTAAAAAACAAAAACAGCACATACACCGCAGGATTATTATCCTATTTAAATAACGAAAAGCCCATATATATTGATGCCTATTATAAGAGCGGTAAAAAATTCTACTCCTCTCCTATGTATATCTTTTTAAATACAAAAGAACTAAAATGGGCATATTATATGATTCTTATAGGCGCCTTCGTATACGTATTGTTTGAAGGCAAGCGTAAACAAAGAGCGGTGCCTATTGTAAAACCATTACAAAATCAAACCTTAGCATTTACGAGAACCATAGCAGAAATGTATTATGAAAAAGGCGACCGTAAGTCTATTGCACATCATAAAATAGCTTTCTTTTTAGACTACATTAGGTCGCACTTTTATTTAAATACTTCAGAGATTAATGAAGATTTTTTTCAAAATCTTGCCGCAAGAACACATCATGAAACGCATGAAATTAAAGACTTATTTTTAATATTCAGCAGTCTAAAGCATAAACAACATATAACCGACGTAGAATTAATAAAACTTAATACTGCGATAGAAAATTTTAAAGCAAAAGCCCATGGAAAATAA
- a CDS encoding DUF4129 domain-containing protein → MKQLLFIFFFLSRLLMPLQAQRDTLVVRYDDSQLSTQEITEDDLSTYKDDAAFNYEEKVKEPTWLDEVWAWFQNIITRIFEWIFGIDAAVGPLSFFLKLLPYLLIVFLLFILIRFFINVNLRNQKNTATNGNIVGLSDEENIIKNENIDDLIANAVANKDYRLAIRYSYLMILKLLSEKDIIAWELQKTNSDYLNEINKEQLKIPFKASTRLYEYIWYGDFTIDETKYQKAAIAFSTLKNNIHENS, encoded by the coding sequence ATGAAGCAACTTCTATTCATTTTTTTCTTTTTATCTCGTCTCCTGATGCCTTTACAGGCACAGCGGGACACTCTTGTGGTGCGCTATGATGATTCACAATTAAGTACTCAAGAGATTACTGAAGACGACTTGAGTACTTATAAGGATGATGCCGCCTTTAATTACGAAGAGAAAGTGAAAGAACCTACTTGGCTCGACGAAGTGTGGGCATGGTTCCAGAATATTATTACCCGAATATTTGAGTGGATTTTTGGTATTGATGCTGCTGTAGGGCCATTATCCTTTTTTCTAAAATTACTCCCCTATTTACTAATCGTTTTTCTACTATTTATACTCATTCGCTTTTTTATAAATGTAAACTTACGCAACCAGAAAAATACCGCTACAAACGGGAATATTGTTGGGTTATCTGATGAAGAAAACATTATTAAAAATGAGAATATTGATGATCTTATCGCAAATGCTGTTGCTAATAAAGACTACCGCTTAGCCATTCGATATTCCTATTTAATGATTTTAAAACTGCTAAGTGAAAAAGATATTATAGCATGGGAGTTGCAAAAAACAAATTCTGATTATCTCAATGAAATAAATAAAGAACAATTAAAAATACCTTTTAAAGCAAGTACACGCCTCTATGAATATATATGGTATGGTGATTTTACGATAGATGAAACCAAGTATCAAAAAGCAGCAATTGCTTTTTCTACGCTTAAAAATAACATCCATGAGAATTCGTAA